A single Anopheles arabiensis isolate DONGOLA chromosome 2, AaraD3, whole genome shotgun sequence DNA region contains:
- the LOC120896784 gene encoding chitobiosyldiphosphodolichol beta-mannosyltransferase: protein MTDKSKVQNACVIVLGDIGRSPRMQYHVKSLSENDFSVDFIGYVQSPPLEEIRASPNVRIHELNPFPELELPNILKYIFKTIWQALGLLITLISIRKPKFILCQNPPAIPAIIVAYLYCLFARSKLIIDWHNYTYSILELEAPDSLIVRVAKKVESFFGARAADGFCVTKAMKDDLYTRWNVRATVLYDRPPQQFQSISIQDKHNLFLRLGESVSAFRTAQDAAGEDIVECTAFTTKHRNGEIKLRDSRPGLLVSSTSWTPDEDFSILLSALDQYEREALAMPAHYPNLVCIITGKGPLKEKYRKIVDSKSWKMVKLEMPWLGNEDYPKLLASSDLGVCLHYSSSGLDLPMKVVDMFGCGLPVCAIHFDCINELVKHGENGFVFQHHQELSEQIGRWFYDFPSNIALANMKQDIQKHLKQFQTLRWTENWRNVALPVFKK from the exons ATGACCGATAAGAGTAAGGTGCAAAATGCATGTGTTATCGTCCTGGGCGACATTGGACGCAGCCCCCGCATGCAGTACCATGTGAAGAGCCTGTCTGAGAACGATTTCTCGGTGGACTTCATCGGATACGTACAATCGCCACCGTTGGAAGAAATCAGAGCCAGTCCCAATGTGCGAATACACGAGCTGAACCCGTTCCCGGAGCTGGAATTGCCGAACATTCTGAAGTACATCTTTAAAACGATATGGCAAGCGTTAGGTTTGCTCATTACTCTAATCAGCATACGGAAGCCGAAGTTTATTCTTTGCCAAAATCCTCCGGCCATTCCGGCGATCATTGTGGCATACCTCTATTGCTTGTTTGCCCGCTCGAAGCTGATTATTGATTGGCATAACTACACGTATTCGATTTTGGAACTCGAGGCGCCAGACTCACTGATCGTACGAGTTGCGAAAAAGGTGGAATCATTCTTTGGCGCAAGGGCAGCCGACGGGTTTTGCGTCACTAAAGCGATGAAAGATGATCTTTACACGCGTTGGAATGTTAG AGCAACCGTACTGTACGACCGACCACCACAGCAATTCCAGAGCATCTCGATTCAGGACAAGCATAACCTGTTTTTGCGCCTTGGAGAAAGTGTCAGCGCCTTCCGCACCGCACAAGACGCAGCGGGTGAAGATATTGTAGAGTGTACGGCGTTCACCACCAAGCACCGTAATGGCGAGATCAAGCTTCGTGACTCAAGACCTGGCCTGCTGGTTTCCAGCACCAGCTGGACACCGGATGAAGATTTCAGTATTTTGCTCAGCGCGTTGGATCAGTATGAGCGAGAAGCATTAGCAATGCCGGCGCACTACCCGAATCTGGTGTGCATTATTACGGGCAAGGGGCCGCTTAAGGAAAAGTACCGCAAAATTGTAGACTCAAAATCGTGGAAGATGGTGAAGCTGGAAATGCCTTGGCTGGGGAATGAAGACTATCCAAAACTGTTGGCGAGCAGCGATTTGGGCGTATGCCTGCACTACAGCTCTAGTGGACTGGACTTGCCGATGAAGGTCGTGGACATGTTTGGCTGTGGACTGCCCGTTTGTGCCATCCATTTCGATTG TATCAACGAACTTGTGAAGCACGGTGAGAATGGCTTCGTATTTCAGCACCATCAGGAGTTGTCTGAGCAAATTGGCCGTTGGTTCTACGACTTCCCCAGTAACATTGCCTTGGCGAACATGAAGCAGGATATACAGAAGCATCTGAAGCAGTTTCAAACGCTCAGATGGACCGAGAATTGGAGAAATGTCGCATTGCCAGTGTTTAAAAAATAG
- the LOC120894048 gene encoding LOW QUALITY PROTEIN: titin (The sequence of the model RefSeq protein was modified relative to this genomic sequence to represent the inferred CDS: deleted 2 bases in 1 codon; substituted 1 base at 1 genomic stop codon) has product MKMFSIRGANILILNKESGEQTRKIAVKTDRVTIGAHPLNSIRLHTLEAERLHCKLFADSSNSVTIHNFSVRNPVLLNGVRLEGKTVIQNGDKFEVAGYLFEWNYNPANIIAVRKSTKRATCLPSVGKPKTLKRVRSFGELVKQCSVKVPRDVGLMLNAIRKRRTIHSIIVPSLNRSPESDGTHENVHLTDNTHAQADTTMQMELNAANPVANPNEISTIEKENVTLRHEVPKLQTTGVMLTSYVSLAEKRHLKCKTPVASPKRTPLRHKNETFDKTEIEEYLVNVSNPHDSMHLIDLTTPVKSRPPSAVRKVFSGKVAQSPRVLDAINLISPSPKKVNRTPNSVKAVAPSTPKVALLKSAIKNSRIHASDTKKTPLASSLSNKKTPNVKINSSLRTDPHKVTPISSKTSAVKLRKHLISSLNKKDSSDTPVPIVTAEAPTDPNTTPIPIVTTETLSKHSTPVPESIPRDQQSLQSVIPAYKDEIIANVADTGVEDTAVVIPMFDVQSVIKKPNRTTQIRSAKYSDVTPHESFMDGVTPAVVPPEDNALVLHADINEPVRSNTLHEELKNVNDLPTCTRLNRNSCLPISTAQLTPQPTKSRKTFSALDYNSLSVSPMSRVSIPEDPIIDLDLESELSSLDDHVNEDELLASSDSEPVHDIEILPAKVSTPQLRDSLRDTRKFIGSAFTSLNTSRPQLDLTAEIDESLLINEEEEPDHGNNEMYNMQTSHDSELPNEQIISNALVVSDDTATPMETKPKSSTASILSNSMRECFSSKHSKINDYRRNTLSTAVLQDSSRGLTKEDINCVSQYMKTTPSEEEPKHVSDVSVHEQLQPVDADLDDSKNMLNPAADSNQLSPNYSLKIIPKTPTRLPESANEHVSETKMLLSTPKIADEYIQENRENMFSTPKAIESSEVGCDRVSTCINLIGVKEMLKTPKVSHSDVNYCHAMENMFRTPKSVVSSETEKENSCGNVECNEELHNTLPEGQSDGQECEEIQHGINAEPTSPSAELVDIDKMKELSSTPKSISFADADQNDSSCIDLEDSVDPLSSAVDIEGNRQVEEIPSTPKSISTIDGDQNELSCADLVDAEEVELQELNRTPTPISSIDVDKNESVCIELAVGDDSLLAAATVEDTCEVEKIPDEQPSASTCTDLADVVEDVASTGNIEENDEENELNKTPKEILSMQVENEKHNCVNLVGVKELLKTPKKCNVDDADYRELQDMFKTPKPASKITAKGSETCVNLVGVKELLKTPKNIDMDASNLSAIQNMLKTPKLVSCDDVDSNESVCAEVIDIAASESSTNQEENNEIKKLIRTPQSISCADADQNELSCIDLEDSVDPLPSAVDVEGNRQVEGIPSTPKPISAIDEDQNELSCEYRVDAEEVELQELNRTPKPISTIDEDQNESIELAVADDPVSPAATVEDTCEVEQIFDEKPNASTCTDLADVVEDVASTGNVEENDEVNELNRTPKAILFMQVENEKHNCVNLVGVKELLKTPKKCNVDDADYRELQDMFKTPKPSSNITAKGSETCVSLVGVKELLKTPKNIDMDASNLSAIQNMLKTPKPVSCDDADSNESVCADVEDVEEEPGSPFDDIEDNCKVEAIPKTPKAQSASVLDQNKSTCVDISNDVQPASPSTDIEHHVEVKAKELLQTPNLTRQSGKEDQNCGNLVGVKELLKTPKNSNIDDADYRELQDMFKTPKPCKPAISGKAEDPIVNLVGVKELLKTPKTTHKETQDSIAMQNMFKTPKPASCDDADSNESTSAEMIDIAAPVSSTNQEENNEIKKLIRTPQSISCADADQNELSCIDLEDSVDLCLLQLMSKAIVRSWGYRARRSRYLLSMKIKMSYPVRIGXAEEVELQELNRTPKPISTIDEDQKESIELAVADDPVSPAATVEDTCEVEQIFDEKPNASTCTDLADVVEDVASTGNVEENDEVNELNRTPKAILSMQVENEKHNCVNLVGVKELLKTPKKCNVDDADYRELQDMFKTPKPASKITAKGSETCVNLVGVKELLKTPKNIDMDASNLSAIQNMLKTPKPVSCDDADSNESVCADVEDVEEEPGSPFDDIEDNCKVEAIPKTPKAQSASVLDQNKSTCVDISNDVQPASPSTDIEHHVEVKAKELLQTPNLTRQSGKEDQNCGNLVGVKELLKTPKNSNIDDADYRELQDMFKTPKPCKPAISGKAEDPIVNLVGVKELLKTPKTTHKETQDSIAMQNMFKTPKATSSVQTSTDKAESSFVNLVGVKELLKTPKNSVTETHDLSDIPDMFKTPKPISANKLDNKKSVKHDDSGKESVEMAKEETKLDPATPTRTMRKRKLYSRKDEELKTPDNLTAPSPQRGVSDAEYLNILKLPVAKENILTEKFSESPARRDMPKRTCRQKIESLSEEVLAGKSPAPKYCKPPAQKEDAATPIIKEEVDALLTIRRVGFVDVVNVKEFNSPNIVGDVIKNVNRQPRGRKRTTEAHDSLNSSEEATEQVVENVKRKRGRPPKVKENLEQQQAVATGGSQRGTESNATSESEDVVSDQQSSDVTNENMGLFDTETKEKNEEVQPTDVAGIEQKLPRRRQQTKGLKSVSAAKKILSEESVNENDTPIKKRGRTQKKASEVDVLAETSNSTPLRRGRTKKALQIVEETASTDNQNNETDKLAQDETKSVDEKANVEVNNVTESGKEEQDIVKPVVKGRRRKIEAHKEEDTGHNSAETVQEATKPASKGRRRKVEEPQEKELEKEVSETVQDEPKVVGRGRRRKIEVHNEDEAVKKDVVAVAQQTTKPVARGRRRKIEEQNDEESSEKVTEDVQDSSKSVDKSPQRNTEVCVEEDSAKVDVAVAQDEAKPARKGGRRKQELIKAEDTESEDASVIKDEVKPVGKGRRRKVEVQTKEEPTEVKAVKGRRRKIEVPAEEAEPQKVEEKHEPSETPKRGQSETVVVSGSQQDTGEQKHDQETSAKTTTKARKTAKKDEASNTDDSVVVENAADSSPKTETRPVRRTRAKRN; this is encoded by the exons ATGAAGATGTTTTCCATACGTGGTGCTAACATATTGATCCTTAATAAGGAAAGTGGTGAACAGACGCGAAAAATCGCTGTGAAAACCGATCGTGTAACAATTGGCGCCCATCCGCTGAACAGCATACGGCTCCACACACTCGAAGCAGAGCGGCTTCACTGTAAATTGTTTGCCGATTCATCGAATTCG GTTACTATCCACAACTTTTCTGTGCGTAATCCGGTCCTGCTGAATGGCGTACGATTGGAGGGCAAAACAGTGATACAGAATGGCGATAAATTCGAAGTGGCTGGCTACTTATTTGAGTGGAACTATAATCCAGCAAATATTATTGCGGTTCGTAAATCGACCAAACGCGCCACTTGTCTGCCCAGTGTTGGAAAGCCCAAAACATTGAAACGCGTAAGAAGCTTCGGAGAACTCGTTAAACAATGTTCTGTAAAAGTTCCGCGTGATGTGGGTTTGATGTTGAATGCCATTCGGAAACGCAGAACAATACACAG CATCATTGTACCTTCATTGAACCGGTCCCCGGAATCAGATGGAACGCATGAGAATGTCCATTTAACCGATAACACTCATGCGCAGGCCGATACCACCATGCAAATGGAATTGAATGCCGCTAATCCTGTTGCAAACCCCAACGAAATTTCAAcaattgaaaaggaaaacgTTACATTACGACACGAAGTACCCAAACTACAGACTACAGGCGTCATGCTTACATCGTACGTTTCTTTAGCAGAAAAACGacatttaaaatgtaaaacaccGGTCGCCTCACCTAAGCGAACGCCACTGCGACACAAGAACGAAACTTTTGATAAAACAGAAATTGAAGAATATCTGGTAAATGTGTCCAATCCACACGATTCGATGCATTTAATCGATTTAACAACGCCTGTTAAATCGCGGCCCCCAAGCGCAGTGCGCAAAGTGTTTTCCGGAAAAGTGGCTCAGTCTCCTCGCGTATTGGACGCTATCAATTTGATCTCACCTAGTCCGAAGAAAGTTAATCGAACGCCTAATTCGGTGAAAGCTGTAGCACCTTCAACACCTAAAGTAGCATTGCTTAAATCGGCCATTAAAAATTCTCGAATACATGCTTCGGACACTAAGAAAACACCGTTGGCGTCGTCTCTATCGAACAAGAAGACGCCAAATGTTAAGATCAATTCGAGCTTACGGACAGATCCACATAAGGTGACACCGATTTCTAGCAAAACTTCTGCGGTTAAGTTGCGCAAACATTTGATATCGTCGCTGAACAAAAAAGATTCTAGTGACACTCCAGTTCCAATCGTCACTGCAGAAGCACCGACAGATCCAAACACTACTCCAATACCAATTGTGACAACCGAAACATTAAGCAAACATTCAACACCGGTACCCGAAAGCATCCCTAGGGACCAACAGTCGCTACAATCCGTAATACCCGCATATAAAGACGAGATTATCGCGAATGTTGCAGATACGGGTGTTGAAGACACGGCAGTTGTTATACCGATGTTTGATGTACAATCAGTTATAAAGAAGCCCAACAGGACAACACAAATACGATCGGCAAAATATTCAGATGTCACGCCTCATGAATCCTTTATGGATGGAGTAACACCAGCTGTTGTCCCGCCGGAAGATAATGCGCTTGTGTTGCATGCGGACATCAACGAACCCGTGCGATCTAACACGCTACACGAAGAGCTGAAAAACGTGAACGACCTACCTACATGTACCCGCCTGAACCGTAATTCTTGCTTACCGATTAGTACTGCGCAACTTACACCCCAGCCAACAAAGTCACGGAAAACATTTAGCGCTCTCGATTACAACAGTTTATCCGTAAGCCCGATGAGCCGTGTTAGTATCCCGGAAGATCCGATAATAGATTTGGATTTAGAATCGGAGCTCAGTTCTCTGGATGATCACGTGAATGAGGATGAACTTTTGGCAAGTAGTGATTCAGAGCCTGTCCATGATATAGAAATATTACCCGCGAAAGTTAGTACACCGCAGCTGAGGGATTCGTTGCGAGATACGCGAAAATTTATTGGTAGCGCTTTTACGTCCTTAAACACATCAAGACCACAGCTGGACTTGACAGCCGAAATAGATGAAAGCCTACTGATTAATGAGGAAGAAGAACCGGATCACGGTAATAATGAGATGTACAACATGCAAACATCTCATGATTCAGAGTTGCCAAATGAACAAATTATTTCGAATGCCCTTGTCGTAAGTGATGACACGGCGACGCCAATGGAAACGAAGCCGAAATCATCTACAGCATCAATTCTTTCTAACAG TATGCGGGAATGCTTTTCATCTAAACACTCGAAAATAAATGACTATCGAAGGAATACGCTCTCCACTGCAGTTCTACAGGATTCATCAAGAGGATTGACGAAAGAAGACATAAATTGTGTTTCACAATATATGAAAACGACTCCATCTGAGGAAGA ACCCAAACACGTCTCCGATGTCTCTGTCCATGAGCAGCTGCAACCAGTTGATGCTGATCTCGATGACAGTAAGAATATGCTGAATCCTGCTGCAGATTCCAACCAACTGTCGCCTAACTATAGCTTAAAGATCATTCCGAAAACACCAACACGTTTGCCGGAATCTGCCAATGAGCATGTAAGTGAAACTAAAATGCTGCTTAGCACTCCTAAAATCGCCGATGAGTACATACAAGAAAACCGTGAGAATATGTTCAGCACACCGAAAGCAATAGAATCATCTGAGGTGGGCTGCGATAGGGTATCAACGTGTATCAATCTGATAGGTGTTAAGGAAATGCTTAAGACTCCTAAAGTCTCTCATTCAGACGTCAATTACTGCCATGCGATGGAAAATATGTTTAGAACACCGAAATCCGTGGTTTCATCTGAGACAGAGAAGGAAAACAGTTGTGGTAATGTTGAGTGTAATGAAGAATTGCACAACACTCTACCCGAAGGCCAATCTGATGGTCAAGAATGTGAAGAAATTCAACATGGTATTAATGCTGAGCCTACATCGCCAAGCGCTGAATTAGTGGACATTGACAAGATGAAGGAACTGAGCAGCACACCTAAGTCGATATCTTTCGCTGATGCAGATCAAAATGATTCATCTTGTATCGATCTGGAAGATTCTGTTGACCCTTTGTCGTCTGCTGTTGATATCGAAGGCAATCGTCAGGTCGAGGAGATACCGAGCACACCGAAATCGATATCCACTATTGATGGAGATCAAAATGAGTTATCCTGTGCGGATCTGGTAGATGCTGAAGAAGTCGAGTTGCAGGAGTTAAACAGAACACCGACGCCAATATCTAGTATCGACGTAGATAAAAACGAGTCAGTTTGTATTGAACTGGCAGTTGGGGATGATTCTTTATTGGCTGCTGCTACCGTAGAAGATACTTGTGAGGTCGAAAAAATACCCGATGAACAGCCAAGTGCGTCAACCTGTACCGATCTTGCAGATGTAGTGGAAGATGTGGCATCAACTGGCAATATTGAAGAAAACGATGAGGAGAATGAGTTGAACAAAACACCGAAGGAAATTTTGTCTATGCAAGTAGAAAACGAGAAACACAATTGTGTCAATCTGGTAGGTGTGAAAGAGCTGCTTAAGACGCCTAAAAAATGCAACGTTGATGATGCAGATTATCGTGAGCTTCAGGACATGTTCAAAACACCAAAGCCGGCATCTAAAATTACTGCTAAGGGCTCAGAGACCTGTGTAAATTTGGTCGGGGTGAAAGAACTGTTAAAAACTCCTAAAAACATCGACATGGATGCTTCAAACTTGAGTGCGATTCAAAATATGCTTAAAACTCCGAAGCTGGTATCTTGCGACGATGTAGATTCGAATGAGTCAGTATGTGCCGAAGTGATAGATATCGCGGCGTCTGAATCGTCAACCAATCAGGAAGAAAATAACGAGATTAAGAAGTTGATTAGAACACCGCAATCGATTTCCTGTGCTGATGCAGATCAAAATGAGTTATCTTGTATCGATCTGGAAGATTCTGTTGATCCTTTGCCTTCTGCAGTTGATGTCGAAGGCAATCGTCAGGTCGAGGGGATACCGAGCACGCCGAAGCCGATATCTGCTATCGATGAAGATCAAAATGAGTTATCCTGTGAGTATCGGGTAGATGCTGAAGAAGTCGAGTTGCAGGAGTTAAACAGAACACCGAAGCCGATATCTACTATCGATGAAGACCAAAATGAGTCAATTGAACTGGCAGTTGCGGATGATCCCGTATCACCTGCTGCTACTGTAGAAGACACTTGTGAGGTCGAGCAAATATTCGATGAAAAGCCAAATGCGTCAACCTGTACCGATCTTGCAGATGTCGTGGAAGATGTGGCATCAACTGGCAATGTCGAAGAAAACGATGAGGTGAATGAGTTGAACAGAACACCGAAGGCAATTTTGTTTATGCAAGTAGAAAACGAGAAACACAATTGTGTCAATCTGGTAGGTGTGAAAGAGCTGCTTAAGACGCCTAAAAAATGCAACGTTGATGATGCAGATTATCGTGAGCTTCAGGACATGTTCAAAACACCAAAGCCGTCATCTAACATTACTGCTAAGGGCTCAGAGACCTGTGTAAGTTTGGTCGGGGTGAAAGAACTGTTAAAAACTCCTAAAAACATCGACATGGATGCTTCAAACTTGAGTGCGATTCAAAATATGCTTAAAACTCCGAAGCCGGTATCTTGCGATGATGCAGATTCGAATGAGTCAGTATGTGCCGATGTTGAGGATGTAGAAGAAGAGCCTGGATCGCCATTCGATGATATTGAAGACAATTGTAAGGTCGAAGCGATACCCAAAACACCGAAGGCGCAATCTGCTTCTGTCCTAGATCAAAATAAGTCAACATGTGTTGATATTTCTAACGACGTACAGCCTGCGTCACCAAGCACTGATATAGAACACCATGTTGAGGTTAAGGCAAAGGAGTTGTTACAAACACCGAATCTGACACGTCAATCTGGAAAGGAAGATCAAAACTGCGGCAATCTGGTAGGTGTGAAAGAGTTGCTTAAGACTCcgaaaaacagcaacataGATGATGCTGATTACCGTGAGCTTCAGGACATGTTCAAAACACCAAAACCATGCAAACCTGCAATTTCCGGAAAAGCAGAAGATCCCATTGTAAATTTGGTCGGGGTAAAAGAACTGTTAAAAACACCGAAAACTACCCACAAAGAAACTCAAGACTCGATTGCGATGCAAAATATGTTCAAAACTCCGAAGCCGGCATCTTGTGACGATGCAGATTCTAATGAGTCAACCAGTGCTGAAATGATAGATATCGCGGCGCCTGTGTCGTCAACCAATCAGGAAGAAAATAACGAGATTAAGAAGTTGATTAGAACACCGCAATCGATTTCCTGTGCTGATGCAGATCAAAATGAGTTATCTTGTATCGATCTGGAAGATTCTGTTGACCTTTGCCTTCTGCAGTTGATGTCGAAGGCAATCGTCAGGTCGTGGGGATACCGAGCACGCCGAAGCCGATATCTGCTATCGATGAAGATCAAAATGAGTTATCCTGTGAGGATCGGTTAG GCTGAAGAAGTCGAGTTGCAGGAGTTAAACAGAACACCGAAGCCGATATCTACTATCGATGAAGACCAAAAAGAGTCAATTGAACTGGCAGTTGCGGATGATCCCGTATCACCTGCTGCTACTGTAGAAGACACTTGTGAGGTCGAGCAAATATTCGATGAAAAGCCAAATGCGTCAACCTGTACCGATCTTGCAGATGTCGTGGAAGATGTGGCATCAACTGGCAATGTCGAAGAAAACGATGAGGTGAATGAGTTGAACAGAACACCGAAGGCAATTTTGTCTATGCAAGTAGAAAACGAGAAACACAATTGTGTCAATCTGGTAGGTGTGAAAGAGCTGCTTAAGACGCCTAAAAAATGCAACGTTGATGATGCAGATTATCGTGAGCTTCAGGACATGTTCAAAACACCAAAGCCGGCATCTAAAATTACTGCTAAGGGCTCAGAGACCTGTGTAAATTTGGTAGGGGTGAAAGAACTGTTAAAAACTCCTAAAAACATCGACATGGATGCTTCAAACTTGAGTGCGATTCAAAATATGCTTAAAACTCCGAAGCCGGTATCTTGCGATGATGCAGATTCGAATGAGTCAGTATGTGCCGATGTTGAGGATGTAGAAGAAGAGCCTGGATCGCCATTCGATGATATTGAAGACAATTGTAAGGTCGAAGCGATACCCAAAACACCGAAGGCGCAATCTGCTTCTGTCCTAGATCAAAATAAGTCAACATGTGTTGATATTTCTAACGACGTACAGCCTGCGTCACCAAGCACTGATATAGAACACCATGTTGAGGTTAAGGCAAAGGAGTTGTTACAAACACCGAATCTGACACGTCAATCTGGAAAGGAAGATCAAAACTGCGGCAATCTGGTAGGTGTGAAAGAGTTGCTTAAGACTCcgaaaaacagcaacataGATGATGCTGATTACCGTGAGCTTCAGGACATGTTCAAAACACCAAAACCATGCAAACCTGCAATTTCCGGAAAAGCAGAAGATCCCATTGTAAATTTGGTCGGGGTAAAAGAACTGTTAAAAACACCGAAAACTACCCACAAAGAAACTCAAGACTCGATTGCGATGCAAAATATGTTCAAAACACCGAAGGCAACATCTTCAGTTCAAACAAGCACCGATAAAGCAGAATCATCCTTTGTTAATCTAGTTGGTGTAAAAGAGCTGCTCAAGACTCCTAAAAACTCCGTAACAGAGACGCATGATTTGTCTGATATTCCAGATATGTTTAAAACTCCAAAACCTATATCTGCAAATAAGTTAGACAACAAGAAATCAGTAAAGCATGATGATAGCGGAAAAGAGTCCGTCGAAATGGCAAAGGAGGAGACAAAACTTGATCCAGCAACACCTACGAGAACGATGAGAAAGCGAAAGCTTTATTCAAGAAAAGATGAGGAACTCAAAACACCAGACAACTTAACGGCTCCAAGTCCACAGCGTGGTGTTTCAGATGCAGAGTATTTGAACATATTAAAACTCCCAGTCGCGAAGGAGAATATTTTAACTGAAAAGTTTTCGGAATCTCCTGCTCGAAGAGATATGCCGAAACGAACATGTCGTCAAAAAATCGAAAGTTTGTCAGAGGAGGTTTTGGCCGGAAAGTCTCCAGCCCCGAAATATTGCAAACCACCGGCGCAGAAAGAAGATGCTGCTACGCCCATCATAAAGGAAGAAGTAGATGCTCTATTAACAATTAGACGTGTTGGATTCGTTGATGTAGTAAACGTTAAGGAATTCAACTCGCCAAATATTGTTGGAGATGTAATAAAGAACGTTAATAGACAACCACGTGGAAGGAAACGTACTACTGAGGCACATGATTCGTTGAATAGCTCAGAAGAAGCTACGGAGCAGGTGGTTGAAAATGTCAAGAGAAAACGTGGGCGACCACCGAAGGTTAAGGAGAATTTGGAACAACAGCAGGCAGTTGCCACGGGTGGTAGTCAACGAGGAACAGAATCTAATGCAACTAGCGAGTCAGAGGATGTAGTTAGCGACCAACAAAGCTCGGATGTCACTAATGAGAATATGGGGCTTTTTGATACAGAGACAAAGGAGAAAAATGAAGAGGTGCAACCCACTGATGTAGCTGGTATCGAGCAGAAACTACCAAGAAGAcggcaacaaacaaaagggCTCAAATCAGTATCAGCAGCAAAGAAAATTTTAAGTGAAGAAAGTGTGAATGAAAACGATACACCGATCAAGAAACGGGGACGGACACAAAAGAAAGCGTCTGAAGTTGATGTTTTGGCTGAAACATCTAATAGCACACCTTTGAGGAGAGGAAGGACTAAGAAAGCTTTGCAAATAGTAGAAGAAACAGCCTCAACAGATAACCAGAATAATGAAACAGATAAACTAGCACAGGATGAAACGAAGTCAGTTGATGAAAAAGCTAATGTAGAAGTAAATAACGTGACCGAATCGGGGAAAGAAGAGCAAGATATTGTAAAACCTGTTGTAAAAGGACGTAGACGTAAGATAGAAGCACACAAGGAGGAAGATACGGGGCATAATTCTGCAGAAACTGTACAAGAAGCAACGAAGCCTGCCAGCAAAGGCCGTAGACGTAAGGTTGAAGAACCACAGGAGAAAGAATTGGAAAAAGAAGTTTCAGAAACAGTGCAGGATGAGCCGAAAGTTGTTGGTAGAGGCCGTAGACGTAAGATAGAGGTACATAATGAAGATGAAGCGGTAAAAAAAGATGTTGTTGCAGTTGCACAGCAAACGACTAAACCGGTAGCCAGAGGCCGTAGACGCAAGATTGAAGAACAGAATGATGAAGAATCGTCAGAAAAAGTAACAGAAGATGTGCAGGATTCATCTAAATCTGTTGACAAAAGTCCTCAGCGTAATACAGAGGTATGTGTCGAGGAAGATTCGGCCAAAGTAGATGTCGCTGTTGCACAGGATGAAGCCAAGCCTGCGCGTAAAGGTGGTAGACGTAAGCAGGAACTAATTAAAGCAGAAGACACAGAGAGTGAAGATGCATCAGTTATAAAGGATGAAGTGAAGCCTGTCGGCAAAGGGCGTAGACGTAAAGTAGAAGTGCAGACAAAAGAAGAGCCGACTGAAGTGAAAGCTGTCAAAGGTCGTAGACGTAAGATAGAGGTGCCGGCTGAGGAAGCGGAACCACAGAAAGTGGAAGAGAAACATGAACCTAGTGAAACTCCAAAACGTGGTCAGAGCGAAACTGTTGTCGTCAGTGGATCGCAGCAGGATACAGGCgaacagaaacacgatcaGGAAACTAGCGCCAAAACCACGACAAAGGCAAGAAAAACCGCCAAAAAAGATGAAGCAAGCAATACTGATGATTCGGTCGTAGTAGAAAATGCTGCTGATTCAAGTCCAAAAACCGAGACGAGGCCGGTGAGAAGAACTCGTGCTAAACGGAACTAA